Proteins encoded within one genomic window of Granulicella pectinivorans:
- a CDS encoding phosphopantetheine-binding protein: MDKKPGILKVLQAVADKPITPAPDESLFTSGLLDSFALTDFVTGLEEEFGVTIPDSDFSARKFDTIDKVEQYLEQKGK; this comes from the coding sequence ATGGACAAGAAACCCGGTATCCTCAAGGTCCTTCAGGCCGTAGCCGACAAGCCCATTACCCCTGCACCCGACGAGAGCCTTTTCACCTCCGGCCTGCTCGACTCCTTCGCCCTGACCGACTTCGTCACCGGCCTCGAAGAGGAGTTTGGCGTCACGATTCCCGACTCGGACTTCTCCGCGCGAAAGTTCGACACCATCGACAAGGTCGAACAGTACCTCGAACAGAAAGGCAAGTAG
- a CDS encoding GDSL-type esterase/lipase family protein: protein MIFASPLHGFPTTFSRVAKAVALALPLFCAAQPALFAAKPRPKKSAPAHHAKPAAKTTRKPLAKGRRKPVAHDDAISPERGTFAAESVQATLAESPANPFLYARNLDPFFRALAAQQAGKTDTTIRILQFGDSHTAADYFTGAVRDLLQSRFGNGGLGYQFPGHPFNGYRLAGSSRSQTSGWITDGNHFTHLGDGYVGLGGLSISTERPGESVTLSTTCTTLQIQYLRQPGGGHLHFTDNGTFISDIDTGVDTSPAATDVASPTTDPRGAGTMTYACTPGVHDFELTTFDRAPVRLLGLVTEQPGITYECLGINGAYAPLMLQWNQTLFADYLRQRDPNLIVLAYGTNEAAQSAAHNEDYIYDFNRLLQNLHRIVPEAAILVLGPYDRAMKTGRGRRASWHTFAGTDRIIADQKESCRQYHCAFYDERARQGGPGSAIRWVSAGYGQPDRTHLTGTGYRALAQALYLDLLAAYKKFQAQSDPVN from the coding sequence ATGATCTTCGCTTCACCACTCCATGGCTTCCCGACCACGTTCTCCCGCGTGGCCAAAGCTGTGGCGCTCGCTTTGCCGCTTTTCTGCGCCGCCCAGCCGGCATTGTTTGCCGCCAAACCAAGGCCAAAGAAATCCGCTCCCGCGCACCATGCCAAACCTGCGGCCAAGACCACACGAAAGCCCTTGGCCAAGGGGAGACGTAAGCCAGTCGCCCACGACGACGCCATCAGCCCAGAGCGCGGCACGTTCGCCGCTGAATCCGTCCAGGCCACCCTCGCCGAGTCCCCCGCGAACCCCTTCCTCTACGCCAGAAACCTGGATCCCTTTTTCCGTGCCCTCGCCGCCCAACAAGCCGGAAAGACCGATACGACCATCCGCATCCTCCAGTTCGGCGACTCCCACACCGCCGCCGACTACTTCACTGGGGCCGTCCGCGACCTTCTCCAGTCCCGCTTCGGCAACGGTGGCCTCGGCTACCAGTTCCCCGGGCACCCGTTTAACGGCTACCGCCTCGCCGGCTCCTCCCGCTCCCAGACCTCCGGCTGGATCACAGACGGCAACCACTTCACGCATCTTGGCGACGGGTACGTAGGCCTCGGCGGTCTCAGTATCTCCACCGAGCGACCCGGCGAATCGGTCACATTATCAACAACATGCACTACCCTCCAGATCCAATACCTGCGCCAGCCTGGCGGTGGCCACCTGCACTTCACCGACAACGGCACCTTCATCTCCGACATCGACACTGGCGTTGATACGAGCCCAGCGGCAACGGATGTCGCCAGCCCAACGACCGACCCGCGCGGTGCCGGGACCATGACCTACGCCTGCACCCCCGGCGTCCACGACTTCGAGCTCACCACCTTCGACCGCGCACCCGTTCGCCTGCTCGGGCTCGTCACAGAGCAACCGGGCATCACCTACGAGTGCCTCGGCATCAACGGAGCCTATGCGCCGCTGATGCTCCAGTGGAACCAGACTCTCTTCGCCGATTACCTCCGCCAGCGCGATCCCAATCTCATCGTCCTGGCCTACGGAACCAACGAGGCTGCCCAATCAGCCGCTCACAATGAGGACTATATCTATGATTTTAATAGGCTTCTCCAGAATTTGCACCGCATCGTCCCCGAAGCCGCCATCCTGGTCCTTGGCCCCTACGACCGCGCGATGAAGACCGGTCGAGGACGGCGGGCCTCTTGGCACACCTTTGCGGGAACCGACCGCATCATCGCCGACCAGAAGGAGTCCTGCCGGCAGTACCACTGCGCCTTCTACGATGAGCGTGCCCGCCAGGGAGGGCCAGGCTCCGCCATTCGCTGGGTCTCCGCGGGCTACGGCCAGCCGGATCGCACGCATCTTACCGGTACTGGCTACCGCGCCCTCGCGCAGGCCCTGTACCTGGACCTCCTCGCCGCCTATAAGAAGTTTCAGGCGCAATCCGACCCCGTAAACTAA
- a CDS encoding GDSL-type esterase/lipase family protein — translation MKTFPLKTALTFTTAVGILAITHQIAHDKGLSPAIFAEAAHLNLIHHAAKPAPPPAIAAVKPHATGKKPDGTPCPTIPGAHTNPRPISPYFIDDCHTLDPFFAALHDLEQPAKPGAPEVVTVLHYGDSPTTADLITGDVRELLQTRFGDAGRGYLLAAKPWAWYGHRGVDLSDKGWTISTAVGKGKEDVYGLGGASFEGGPGASTHITITKADQSSVEIAYLAKPDGGTLSIQANDTALESVPTSADAKALSWHTVMLPPGTKTVDLKPTGGSVRLYGESFRTGQRGILYDSLGLNGASTSVLSNGFNNAAWAAALQHTQPKLVIINYGTNESGFGAYVDKQYEPTLLHAIQRIRAALPGVPILVMAPMDRGQRSGVDEIKTYDTIPRIIAIQRRIAAEQNCAFFDTFSAMGGDGTMSRWYTGHPRLVAGDLIHPTPQGAAIVANLFVKDLSLAYDRYLGHDAAVSVQVPTQPSTPPAPKPAPPTQAAPSKPSPPPLTVIPKPKPSAAGDPVPSTPAPTPPSPEPVPTTEPKPDPPNQS, via the coding sequence ATGAAGACCTTCCCCCTAAAAACCGCGCTCACCTTCACCACCGCCGTCGGCATCCTCGCGATCACGCACCAAATCGCCCACGACAAGGGCCTCAGCCCCGCGATCTTCGCCGAGGCCGCGCACCTCAACCTCATCCACCACGCCGCCAAACCCGCGCCGCCACCGGCGATCGCAGCGGTCAAGCCTCACGCAACCGGTAAGAAGCCCGACGGAACCCCCTGCCCCACCATCCCCGGAGCCCACACCAACCCGCGCCCCATCTCCCCCTACTTCATCGACGACTGCCACACCCTGGACCCCTTCTTCGCCGCCCTGCACGACCTTGAGCAGCCAGCCAAACCCGGCGCCCCCGAGGTAGTCACCGTCCTCCACTACGGCGACTCCCCCACCACCGCCGACCTCATCACCGGAGACGTGCGCGAACTCCTCCAAACCCGCTTCGGCGACGCCGGACGCGGCTACCTCCTCGCCGCCAAACCCTGGGCGTGGTACGGCCACCGCGGCGTAGACCTCTCCGACAAAGGTTGGACCATCTCCACCGCCGTAGGAAAAGGCAAGGAAGACGTCTACGGCCTCGGCGGAGCCAGTTTTGAAGGTGGTCCAGGTGCGTCCACCCACATCACCATCACCAAAGCGGACCAGTCGTCCGTGGAGATCGCGTACCTCGCGAAGCCCGACGGTGGCACCCTCTCCATCCAGGCGAACGACACCGCACTCGAGTCCGTCCCGACTTCCGCCGACGCGAAAGCCCTCTCCTGGCATACAGTGATGCTTCCCCCCGGAACCAAAACCGTCGACCTCAAACCCACGGGCGGCTCTGTACGGCTCTACGGCGAGAGCTTTCGCACCGGGCAACGCGGCATCCTTTACGACTCCCTCGGCCTCAATGGAGCCTCCACGTCCGTCCTCTCGAACGGCTTCAACAACGCTGCCTGGGCCGCCGCGCTCCAGCACACCCAGCCAAAGCTCGTCATCATCAATTACGGCACCAACGAATCCGGCTTCGGAGCCTATGTCGACAAGCAGTATGAGCCCACGCTCCTCCACGCCATCCAGCGCATCCGCGCCGCCCTGCCCGGCGTCCCCATCCTCGTCATGGCTCCTATGGACCGCGGCCAGCGCTCCGGTGTCGACGAGATCAAGACCTACGACACCATCCCGCGCATCATCGCCATCCAGCGCCGCATCGCCGCCGAGCAGAACTGCGCATTCTTCGATACCTTTAGTGCAATGGGCGGAGACGGCACCATGTCCCGCTGGTACACCGGCCACCCCCGCCTCGTCGCGGGCGATCTCATCCACCCCACACCGCAGGGCGCTGCCATCGTGGCCAACCTCTTCGTCAAAGACCTGAGCCTCGCCTACGACCGCTACCTCGGCCACGACGCTGCAGTATCAGTTCAAGTCCCTACTCAGCCATCCACACCACCAGCCCCGAAGCCCGCACCGCCAACCCAGGCAGCCCCGTCCAAACCGTCGCCGCCACCCTTGACGGTCATCCCAAAGCCCAAACCTTCCGCAGCGGGAGATCCCGTACCCTCCACCCCAGCCCCGACCCCGCCGTCACCTGAACCTGTCCCCACAACCGAACCAAAACCAGATCCGCCGAACCAGTCATAG
- a CDS encoding MBOAT family O-acyltransferase yields the protein MLLSTPAFFVFFLLIWLLYWALASYRTARLAIVVAANLFFLGKFGLLYLLLLPATAAVDYCVGLGLARTEDTTKRRLLLAASLVVNVGLLLTTKLIPFVGANKLAPLLTLSLSFYCFQSLTYTIDLYRREEDAEAQANYLTYLSGALFFPVMIAGPILRLNGFLKQLVQPLQLTPEMAGRALLLIGIGLVKKLLIADYLAENLVTRVFDTPTLYSGLEVLAAIYGYALQLFFDFSGYTDIALGAGLLMGLRLPENFNRPYLALNLMDFWRRWHISFSTWLRDYIQERLPQNRRKKPMLSYCYTVIVTFLLGGLWHGIGWTFLTWGALHGVVLACVRIYKNQQPRGKKATRWGTIAATLLTFHFVCFTWIFFNASSIANAWEILTRLGTLATTAQSWSHDNLSLPILGVLALAAVLHCLPVKLLDRSANLLGSLPFWLQGAALAALVLLIQTLSGRGSATFIYGSF from the coding sequence ATGCTGTTGAGCACCCCTGCCTTCTTTGTCTTCTTTCTCCTCATCTGGTTGCTCTATTGGGCGCTGGCCAGCTACCGCACCGCTCGACTCGCCATCGTCGTCGCCGCTAACCTGTTCTTTCTAGGCAAGTTCGGCCTCCTCTACCTGCTTCTGCTCCCCGCCACTGCGGCCGTCGATTACTGCGTCGGTCTCGGCCTCGCCCGCACGGAAGACACGACGAAGCGCCGCCTCCTCCTCGCCGCCTCCCTCGTCGTGAACGTAGGCCTCCTCCTCACCACCAAGCTCATCCCCTTCGTCGGAGCCAACAAACTCGCCCCGCTCCTGACTCTTTCGCTTTCGTTCTATTGCTTTCAATCACTTACCTACACCATCGACCTCTACCGGCGAGAAGAAGACGCCGAAGCCCAGGCCAATTACCTCACCTATCTCTCTGGAGCCCTCTTCTTCCCGGTCATGATCGCCGGCCCCATCCTCCGCCTCAACGGCTTCCTCAAGCAGCTCGTCCAACCCCTGCAGCTCACCCCCGAGATGGCCGGTCGCGCCCTCCTCCTCATCGGCATCGGCCTCGTCAAGAAGCTGTTGATTGCAGACTACTTAGCAGAAAACCTCGTCACCCGGGTTTTCGACACCCCCACCCTCTACAGCGGCCTCGAGGTCCTCGCCGCCATCTACGGCTACGCCCTCCAGCTCTTCTTCGACTTCTCCGGCTACACCGACATCGCGCTCGGCGCTGGCCTCCTCATGGGCCTCAGACTCCCCGAAAACTTCAACCGCCCCTATCTCGCATTGAATCTAATGGACTTCTGGCGACGCTGGCACATCAGCTTTTCGACATGGCTGAGGGATTACATTCAGGAACGCCTCCCCCAGAACCGCCGCAAGAAGCCTATGCTCAGCTACTGCTACACCGTCATCGTGACCTTCCTGCTCGGCGGCCTCTGGCACGGCATCGGCTGGACCTTCCTCACCTGGGGAGCCCTCCACGGCGTCGTCCTCGCATGCGTACGCATCTATAAGAATCAACAACCTAGAGGCAAGAAAGCCACGCGCTGGGGCACCATCGCCGCCACCCTCCTCACCTTCCACTTCGTCTGCTTCACCTGGATCTTCTTCAACGCATCCAGCATTGCCAACGCCTGGGAGATCCTCACCCGCCTCGGCACCCTCGCAACCACCGCCCAGAGCTGGTCCCACGACAACCTCTCGCTCCCTATCCTCGGCGTCCTCGCCCTCGCAGCCGTCCTGCACTGCCTCCCCGTCAAGCTCCTCGACCGAAGCGCCAACCTGCTCGGTTCATTGCCCTTCTGGCTGCAGGGAGCCGCCCTGGCCGCCCTCGTCCTGTTGATCCAGACCCTCTCCGGTCGCGGCTCCGCAACCTTCATCTACGGGAGCTTCTAA
- a CDS encoding xanthine dehydrogenase family protein molybdopterin-binding subunit, translated as MPIASSTLPPRMTLEPGSRQPRIDGQLKVTGTAIYTSDHNLPGMLYAVPVCATIASGTITNLDTARALSMPGVKAVYHHGNIGPLFRTAPAQGFSGILDERRPPFEDETVRYYGQYVAAVVALTFEQATAAANAVKVTYKAAPHDVSTHLSTDEKPTVDTHRGDPDKAFADAPHKLDQTYATPAETHNPIELHASVADFDGQTFTLYETSQAVVNHQNVMAQMLGVPQENVRVISRFLGSGFGGKLWPWPHCLIAAAASRDLRRPVKLVVTRDMMFQNVGHRPRTQQRIRLAATPQGKLTAILHDSLNHTSLLDDYSEGCSEATGFLYSVPNLRATSGLARRNIGTPTSMRGPGAVPGLFALESAMDELAIQLKLDPVQLRLLNEADKDETNNLPFSSRHLPECLKTGAEKFGWSRYTPAVGSMKKDGLTLGWGMAACTWIAVRMEAAASFEFTNDGTVRVATATQDIGTGTYTVLANIVLDRTGVPHDRIHVVLGDTNLPAGAISGGSWATASTIPAVLDAIDKAQGLLFQIATTAPTASFPGQKPDALAFTDGRVHLKTQPAATGIPFADVLKKANVRAATGDGKSNGTFGEKDPRFSTHSFGAHFVEVTWQPEIARLRVSRIVTVIDAGRILNPRPARNQIEGAVVMGIGMALFEETHYDPRSGAPINNNLADYILATNADVADLDVTFLDYPDLHLNALGARGVGEIGLAGIAAAITNAVHHATGIRVRELPVKIEDLLA; from the coding sequence ATGCCCATCGCATCCTCCACCCTTCCCCCCCGCATGACCCTCGAGCCCGGCTCCAGGCAGCCCCGCATCGACGGTCAGCTCAAGGTCACCGGCACGGCCATCTACACCTCCGACCACAACCTCCCCGGCATGCTCTACGCCGTGCCCGTCTGCGCCACCATCGCCAGCGGAACCATCACCAACCTCGATACTGCCCGCGCCCTCTCCATGCCCGGCGTCAAGGCCGTCTACCACCACGGCAACATCGGCCCGCTCTTCCGCACCGCCCCCGCCCAGGGCTTCTCCGGCATCCTCGACGAGCGCCGCCCGCCCTTCGAGGACGAGACCGTCCGCTACTACGGCCAGTACGTCGCCGCCGTCGTCGCCCTCACCTTCGAGCAGGCCACCGCCGCTGCCAACGCCGTCAAAGTCACCTACAAGGCCGCCCCGCACGACGTCAGCACCCACCTCTCCACCGACGAGAAGCCCACCGTCGACACCCATCGCGGCGACCCCGACAAAGCCTTCGCCGACGCCCCCCACAAGCTCGACCAGACCTACGCCACCCCCGCCGAGACCCACAACCCCATCGAGCTCCACGCCTCCGTCGCCGACTTCGACGGCCAGACCTTCACCCTCTACGAGACCTCCCAGGCCGTCGTCAACCACCAGAACGTCATGGCCCAGATGCTCGGCGTCCCCCAGGAGAACGTCCGCGTCATCTCCCGCTTCCTCGGCTCCGGCTTCGGCGGCAAGCTCTGGCCCTGGCCCCACTGCCTCATCGCCGCCGCCGCCTCCCGCGACCTCCGCCGCCCCGTCAAGCTCGTCGTCACCCGCGACATGATGTTCCAGAACGTAGGCCACCGACCCCGCACCCAGCAGCGCATCCGCCTCGCCGCCACCCCCCAGGGCAAGCTCACCGCCATCCTCCACGACTCCCTCAACCACACCTCCCTCCTCGACGACTACTCCGAGGGCTGCTCCGAAGCCACCGGCTTCCTCTACTCCGTCCCCAACCTCCGCGCCACCTCCGGCCTCGCCCGCCGCAACATCGGCACCCCCACCTCCATGCGCGGCCCCGGAGCCGTTCCCGGCCTCTTCGCCCTCGAGTCCGCCATGGACGAACTCGCCATCCAGCTCAAACTCGACCCCGTCCAGCTCCGCCTCCTCAACGAGGCCGATAAGGACGAGACCAACAACCTTCCCTTCTCCTCCCGCCACCTCCCCGAGTGCCTCAAGACCGGCGCCGAAAAGTTCGGCTGGTCGCGCTACACCCCCGCCGTTGGTTCCATGAAGAAAGACGGCCTCACCCTCGGCTGGGGCATGGCCGCCTGCACCTGGATCGCCGTCCGCATGGAAGCCGCCGCCTCCTTCGAGTTCACCAACGACGGCACCGTCCGCGTCGCCACCGCCACCCAGGACATCGGCACCGGCACCTACACCGTCCTCGCCAACATCGTCCTCGACCGCACCGGCGTCCCCCACGACCGCATCCACGTCGTCCTCGGCGACACCAACCTCCCCGCCGGAGCCATCTCCGGAGGCTCCTGGGCCACCGCCTCCACCATCCCCGCCGTCCTCGACGCCATCGACAAGGCCCAGGGCCTCCTCTTCCAGATCGCCACCACCGCCCCCACCGCAAGCTTCCCCGGCCAGAAGCCCGATGCCCTCGCCTTCACCGATGGCCGCGTCCACCTCAAGACCCAGCCCGCCGCCACCGGCATCCCCTTCGCCGACGTCCTCAAAAAGGCCAACGTCCGCGCCGCCACCGGAGACGGCAAATCGAACGGCACCTTCGGCGAAAAAGACCCCAGATTCTCCACCCACTCCTTCGGCGCGCACTTCGTCGAGGTCACCTGGCAGCCCGAAATCGCCCGCCTCCGCGTCTCCCGCATCGTCACCGTCATCGACGCCGGCCGCATCCTCAACCCCCGCCCCGCCCGCAACCAGATCGAGGGAGCCGTCGTCATGGGCATCGGCATGGCCCTCTTCGAGGAGACCCACTACGATCCACGCTCCGGCGCGCCCATCAACAACAACCTCGCCGACTACATCCTCGCCACCAACGCCGACGTCGCCGACCTGGACGTCACCTTCCTCGACTACCCCGACCTCCACCTCAACGCTCTCGGAGCCCGCGGCGTAGGCGAAATCGGCCTCGCCGGCATCGCCGCCGCCATCACCAACGCCGTCCACCACGCCACCGGCATCCGCGTCCGCGAGCTCCCCGTCAAGATCGAGGACCTGCTGGCTTGA
- a CDS encoding FAD binding domain-containing protein, which produces MEAFKFTRAADVPQAIQLGQTDGTRFFAGGTTLLDLMKLSVERPTRIVDINRLPLASIEKLPDGGLRIGALVRNSDLAHAVEATYPVLSQALLAGASAQLRNMATTGGNLLQRTRCVYFRNDAMPCNKRTPGSGCSAIEGENRTLAILGTSKHCIATNPSDMNVALTALEATIHVQGAKGDRAIPIGDFFLLPGATPERETVLDPGDLITHVTLPPPRPNAKQTYLKLRDRASYEFALASAAIVLETANGKITHARVALGGVATRPWRSLAAEHALIGHPATRATFRKAAESALHGAQPQSQNGFKVELARRCITHALTLANQTA; this is translated from the coding sequence ATGGAAGCCTTCAAATTCACCCGCGCCGCCGACGTCCCGCAGGCCATCCAACTCGGCCAAACCGACGGCACCCGCTTCTTCGCCGGGGGCACCACCCTCCTCGACCTCATGAAGCTCTCCGTCGAGCGCCCCACCCGCATCGTCGACATCAACCGCCTCCCCCTCGCCTCCATCGAGAAGCTCCCCGACGGCGGCCTCCGCATCGGAGCCCTCGTCCGCAACAGCGACCTCGCCCACGCCGTCGAGGCAACCTACCCCGTCCTCTCGCAGGCCCTCCTCGCCGGAGCCTCCGCCCAGCTCCGCAACATGGCCACCACCGGTGGCAATCTCCTCCAGCGCACCCGCTGCGTCTACTTCCGCAACGACGCCATGCCCTGCAACAAGCGCACCCCCGGCTCCGGATGCTCCGCCATCGAGGGCGAAAACCGCACCCTCGCCATCCTCGGCACAAGCAAACACTGCATCGCCACGAACCCCTCCGACATGAACGTAGCCCTCACCGCCCTCGAGGCCACCATCCACGTCCAGGGTGCCAAAGGCGACCGCGCCATCCCCATCGGCGACTTCTTCCTCCTGCCCGGTGCCACCCCCGAGCGCGAGACCGTCCTCGACCCCGGCGACCTCATCACCCACGTCACCCTGCCGCCCCCACGCCCCAACGCCAAACAGACCTACCTCAAGCTCCGCGACCGCGCCTCCTACGAGTTCGCCCTCGCCTCCGCCGCCATCGTCCTCGAGACCGCCAACGGCAAGATCACCCACGCCCGCGTAGCCCTCGGCGGCGTAGCCACACGCCCCTGGCGTTCCCTCGCAGCAGAACACGCTCTCATCGGCCATCCAGCCACCAGGGCCACCTTCCGCAAGGCCGCCGAGTCAGCCCTCCACGGCGCCCAACCCCAGAGCCAGAACGGCTTCAAGGTAGAGCTCGCCCGCCGCTGCATCACCCACGCCCTCACCCTCGCGAACCAGACGGCCTAA
- a CDS encoding (2Fe-2S)-binding protein — protein MSESEHPKAPETGRVTRRSFLSQLGAAGVAATAAPLAAAAAKTPAAPAPLAPSETIEGAIPLALRVNGKQVDLRIDPRTTLLDALRETLQLTGTKKGCDHGQCGACTVHVDGRRINSCLTLAVLHDGQDITTIEGLGQPGALHPMQASFVEHDGYQCGYCTSGQIMSAVALLKEPCGPTDADVKEAMAGNICRCGAYPNIVAAVQAVRQRA, from the coding sequence ATGTCTGAATCAGAGCACCCGAAAGCCCCGGAGACCGGCCGCGTCACCCGCCGCTCCTTCCTCTCGCAGCTCGGAGCCGCCGGGGTCGCCGCGACCGCCGCACCCCTCGCAGCCGCAGCAGCCAAAACCCCCGCAGCCCCCGCGCCCCTGGCCCCATCGGAGACCATCGAAGGCGCCATCCCCCTCGCCCTCCGCGTCAACGGCAAGCAGGTCGACCTCCGCATCGATCCACGCACGACCCTGCTCGACGCCCTCCGCGAGACCCTCCAGCTCACCGGCACCAAAAAGGGTTGCGACCATGGCCAATGCGGAGCCTGCACCGTCCACGTGGATGGACGCCGCATCAACTCCTGCCTCACGCTCGCCGTACTCCACGACGGACAGGACATCACCACCATCGAAGGCCTCGGCCAGCCCGGTGCCCTTCACCCCATGCAGGCCTCCTTCGTCGAGCACGACGGTTACCAGTGCGGCTACTGCACCTCCGGCCAGATCATGTCCGCCGTAGCCCTCCTCAAAGAGCCCTGCGGCCCCACCGACGCCGACGTCAAGGAGGCCATGGCCGGCAACATCTGCCGCTGCGGTGCCTACCCCAACATCGTCGCCGCCGTACAGGCCGTCCGCCAGCGCGCCTAA
- a CDS encoding PExPT-CTERM protein yields the protein MNRVSMSAVLFCFVLLSAAVAQAQSGCTNSPENPTALLGVVGAGGLLIARSRGKIQSFVQTRFGKRR from the coding sequence ATGAATCGTGTTTCGATGTCTGCCGTTCTGTTTTGTTTCGTTCTTCTTTCGGCTGCGGTGGCACAGGCGCAGAGCGGATGCACAAACTCTCCCGAGAACCCGACGGCTCTGCTTGGCGTGGTGGGTGCAGGCGGCCTGCTGATCGCACGCTCGCGTGGCAAGATCCAGAGCTTTGTCCAGACCCGGTTCGGCAAGCGCCGGTAG
- the xrtJ gene encoding exosortase J: MAATTTPFHGVGRDYVEHDGTATSLRGFPMLMAVVVGAWMLAMIPVFHEAVLIWMGDPLRSLGMFFPVLAVVLIARVWRGLGWERNGTWWGLVPLLVAVAMVLARESYRITFLPKPEISVDLLPNGPILFLSLSAAVLMTGGARVWRKSLFPLMLVLFVNPFPSAFNALLDVPLQHASAATARRFALLIGEHPDGEQLRMMFTPDFGMFIAPGCNGIRGAVTLGYIGLIASYWRGFSVPMRLLAAFGGMAMGYLFNFLRLCLVVVYYKVGRTVTWIQPHGALIDYLIGGMLFLFLSVCFGLFLFRPDAEDPELTEMESPYWLEPSPVVAVNRVWVAGAFVLVCLTLGVSNVYAIVRDGRAAKVMGPKVETAVVLPQTVGRYRLVSQWMEGTDYLWGRYTDGHAGNDVSMGLWTSGGYHDATLCHLYRGERVTFGQVLAHRDASGAQTTFRTFQYDDGVTNSFAASKICAGCTEVSDPVRWVGPVQLIRKPADSYFKNPSVVGVLITHEADRGLGASPAGYEPLRAVIDALDGDALISRVKH; this comes from the coding sequence ATGGCAGCGACCACGACACCTTTCCACGGTGTAGGCCGGGACTATGTCGAACATGACGGAACCGCGACCAGCCTTCGGGGCTTTCCGATGCTGATGGCGGTGGTCGTGGGCGCGTGGATGCTGGCGATGATCCCGGTCTTCCATGAGGCGGTGCTGATCTGGATGGGCGACCCGCTGCGTTCGCTGGGGATGTTCTTTCCGGTGCTTGCGGTGGTGTTGATCGCGAGGGTGTGGCGTGGGCTTGGATGGGAGCGCAACGGGACGTGGTGGGGGTTGGTGCCTCTGCTGGTTGCGGTGGCGATGGTGCTGGCGCGGGAGAGCTATCGGATTACGTTTCTGCCGAAGCCCGAGATCTCGGTGGATCTGCTGCCGAATGGGCCGATTCTGTTTCTGTCGCTTTCGGCCGCCGTGCTGATGACGGGTGGGGCGCGGGTGTGGAGGAAGAGCCTGTTTCCGCTGATGCTGGTGTTGTTCGTCAATCCGTTTCCGAGCGCGTTCAACGCGCTGCTGGATGTGCCTTTGCAGCATGCCTCGGCGGCGACGGCGCGGCGGTTTGCGTTGCTGATTGGGGAGCATCCGGATGGCGAGCAGTTGCGGATGATGTTCACGCCGGACTTTGGGATGTTTATCGCGCCGGGGTGCAATGGGATTCGCGGTGCGGTGACGCTGGGGTATATCGGGTTGATCGCCAGCTACTGGCGGGGGTTTTCGGTGCCGATGCGGCTGCTGGCGGCGTTCGGCGGAATGGCGATGGGATACCTGTTCAACTTTCTGCGGCTTTGCCTGGTGGTGGTGTATTACAAGGTGGGCCGCACGGTGACGTGGATACAGCCGCATGGCGCGCTGATCGACTATCTGATCGGTGGGATGTTGTTTTTGTTTCTCTCGGTGTGCTTTGGACTGTTTCTCTTCCGCCCGGACGCGGAGGATCCGGAGCTGACGGAGATGGAGTCGCCGTACTGGCTGGAGCCGAGCCCGGTGGTTGCGGTGAACCGGGTGTGGGTTGCGGGTGCGTTCGTGCTGGTGTGCCTGACGCTTGGCGTCTCCAATGTGTATGCGATTGTGCGCGATGGGCGTGCGGCGAAGGTGATGGGGCCGAAGGTGGAGACGGCGGTTGTGCTTCCGCAGACGGTGGGGCGCTATCGGCTTGTGAGCCAGTGGATGGAGGGGACGGATTATCTGTGGGGGCGGTACACGGATGGGCATGCGGGGAACGATGTGTCGATGGGGCTGTGGACGTCGGGCGGCTATCACGATGCGACGCTGTGCCACCTGTATCGCGGCGAGCGTGTGACGTTCGGGCAGGTGCTGGCGCATCGCGATGCATCCGGAGCGCAGACCACGTTTCGCACGTTCCAGTATGACGACGGCGTGACGAACTCGTTTGCCGCTTCGAAGATTTGTGCAGGCTGCACGGAGGTTTCCGATCCGGTGCGGTGGGTGGGACCGGTGCAGTTGATTCGTAAGCCGGCCGACAGCTATTTCAAGAATCCTTCCGTGGTTGGCGTTCTGATCACGCACGAGGCCGACCGTGGGCTGGGTGCATCGCCCGCGGGCTACGAGCCGCTGCGCGCCGTTATCGATGCACTCGATGGCGACGCCCTGATTTCCAGAGTGAAGCACTAA